acgaaatttcattttcaaactaTCTTCAGACTTCAATTGAGATCTCAAAGTATTAACGACatccacagcggaaacaaaattgTTTACCGCGTTGTCAAACTGCCCAAGATTGAAATATCCCTTACCAAAGTTGTGATAAGCCCTTCCTTGTTCCGCTCGatcgccgatttcttttgcaatttgcaaaCCTTTTTCATAATATTCAAGGGCTTTTCggatgtcacccagtgagttgtaagcaacaccgagatttccataggctcgtccttctccagcacgatcaccgatttgttttgcaattttcaaatatttttcatgatactcaatggctttttcaaagtcacccagtgacttgtaagcattaccgagatttccgtaggcgTTTCCTTGTCCTGCACGATCCCcaatttcttctgcaattttcaaatgtttttcgtgatactcaataaCATTTCCGAGGTCACCCAGTGAAAAAtgagcattaccgagatttccgtaggcctTCCCTTGTCCTGTACGATCCccgatttcttctgcaattttcaaatgcttttcatgataatcaatggcttttcggaagtcacccagtgagtcgtaagcattaccgagatttccacaggctgctccttctccagcccgatcaccaatgttcttggcaatttttaaatatttttcatgataatttaCGGCCTCTAGGTAGTCACCCTGTGAgcagtaagcattaccaagatttccattggcttctccttctccggcccaatCACCGATATCTACTGCAATTGTTAAATGTTTtacatgatactcaatggcttttcggaagtcacccagtgagtcgtaagcaataccgagacttccatgGGCTATTCCTTCTCCGGTCCGATCACCGGTTTgcttggcaattttcaaatgtttttcatgatagtcgaTCGCtctttggaagtcacccagtgaaatgTAAGCATTcccgagatttccatgggctattccttctccggcccaatcaccggtttcttttttaattttcaaatgtttttcatgatactcgatggctttttggaGGTCACCCATTGACTGATAAGCCTTACCGAGGCTTCCCTATCAAAGTTCTCTATGGTAAtgttcaaaagtttttcaagaaactcaGGAAGTATTTTCATAAAACCAAGTGAATGGAAATCTATTCTGCGACTGCCAAAATATCTCCCTTGCCTTGCCTCTCTTCTTTTTGACTAACTGttaaatgcagaaaaaaaaattagtaacgaagtgaataacgaattatTGAGGCAACTACGACTTTGCAAACGTGGTAGGTGGAGGAATACTTGGCAAGGAGTTTGTTGCAAactgttatcattttttttatttaaatattatgTGGTTCATGAACACTCTGTTATTTCACTCTGTCCTTGTTGCCTCAAAATGTACAATGTCCATTTCTCCTTTTTGAATTAATTGTCTTATTTACAATCCGTGGCTTCATGACATGATTCCTCAATTTCTAAGAGTCTCATGTCATGTTGACCAAGGAGATCCTATGGATATTATTTTTGGTACGCTAGTTAAACTGTAAAATTCTTACATTGGTATTTTAAGAAGTTTCTGTCATGGCACTTTTGCTGTTGTCCGACTAAAATTAAGGAATCTTTCTTTCTCACCTTTACTCGAGCCAGAAACATTGCCCTAAAGTTCAAGACTAAAACATAAATCAATCTCTTGCAGCAAGAGTAATCCGAGGTACATTTTTAGTTTTGCCTGAAAGGTGGTTCGAGCACTTTCAAAAGTTgacgttgatttttttttcaaaatgcaatccaTCTCCATTCTTGCATTCCGCATTCCGGAACAACATAACACTAAATAATCTCAGTGCACTTGTTTAGTGGTCGGAGAACAagtttcatcattatttttgagtCCCCCGTTGATGTGAAGGCATATTTTAGCATTCTAAAGAGAGGAAAAAGAGCTTGACAGAACCTTTTAAAATTGAACATCGGAAGGcttttcactttaaaataaatttatgagAGTTTTATTGATAAACTAAGGGTTGCTTTTCGCGAAAAGGTGGTCGCAAAGTGGCACGGCGCCCACGAAACTATGACTAATTATAACCATGTGACGAGTTACTTGACCAGTTACGTGACGATGTATTTTAAAATCTTGAGTTTTGTGACGGGTTCAAATTAAAACGTGTTAGGCGGGAAGTTGTGGACTTGTAGTCTTGTCTTTGTTTACTCTCACATAATATTGTGCGACGCTAGTTAACTTGGAAAATTTAGAGAATGAAAGTCTGGCAGGCTTCTGTCTTTAAAATATATGTGGAAGTGTTGTATTGACAATCTGAGGATTGCTTTCGCGAAAAGGTGATTGTAACCTAATAAATACGGTGCTAACGAAACCATAGCTACTAATCATAATTATAATCATCCTtcgatgtatttttttcttcgttttcattggccgagagctcaccacgtgacctgcaaataactgctttgctgcaaataatattctgctcaaaCGTAATTGAGAGTATGCCCTATTTAGTTCATCAAAAGATCATCGAAATATTACTAAGTACTGACCTTTTATTCAAAGATTTTCAGCAAAGGCAATTGAATGATCACCTGGTTTGATTTGCAAGCTACAAAGGTCAAAAGCAAACTCTGTGAAATATGTAGTTGCCTTCTCATATGCTTCGACGAATTGATTTGCGTAACGAAAACGAAATTCTTTTGTTCAGAAAATTTCCTTTGTCATAACCACCAAGCCGCTCTGAAAGCGTTTATTAGGGATGCATTTGTTACTGTCGGTTAAAATATGGAAAGAAGTCTCAATAACGCGTTATTTTGGCACAATTGAAACTTGTCAGACCTTCCAAGTCACTTTGAGAACTCGCTTTGACAAAAAGCTAACGcgcgaaatgtcagcttcgttacCTATTCACtttggaaatttgatccttgtCAACTCGtctgatgccaaattttaggtTTTTACTTTCTCACCGATGCGGCGCTACATTTTCTTTCCAAACTAACCTTTCATCACTTCGATGTGGCTTGGCTGCTTTCGACGATGATTTTAATGGTCATGACTGCAAGTGTGCGCAACGTTTCTAAAGTCTCTTTCGAGAAGATGAAAGGCCCTGGAAACGAAATTGGCAACTGAGTGAAGTCTCCTACTTTCGATGCTCATTCAGTTTCGTTCTTCCTTTAATTCCAGCATATTGTGAAATCTTTAGCATGGAAATAGAAATAGTGGTGCAGAAATGATTACGCAATGGTAGAAAGAAGTGCAAGCGATTATAACGCTTGAGATATTTCTTGAGATAACGCTtcagatatttttttctcaaccaAATAATTCCTTCGCCATCATTGACTCGTCGTTATTCAAAAAGCTCCTGAAAATAATGGAATATCAAATGACTACCGCCTTACACAACTGGTGTTGCAGAATAGCCCATCAGCGCCCGATCCAGCTCTCTACAGCTGTCAATGAATCACGTGGTGCATGATTATCTCAGGTGGGGTGCAATAAGCAGCCTCATCATCTTTTACATACTTTGTTCCAGTCATGCGCAGATACAATTAGTCACGCAAAAAGTTTAGTTCGGGCATGTAGAAAATGGCCGACGAagtggaaaggaaaaaaaatggaaggtGCATCCAGAAGGTCTCAGAAGTGAAGATACCTTAGTCGATTAGAATcgatttattttgattttcaagtgCAAGAAAGGGAGTGGTACTGGTCGTGCCAGTTTTCTCAAATGTGGGCATGGCAACCTGGAACTAGATGCAGCCGATCGGCTTTGGCTGCAGCCTGGTATAGTAATGGCTAAAAATGGACAATTCCACCAACACGGATGTCACATTCAGAAAGAATAACCTTTCActaataaaatgcaaaaatgaTTTTTGCAAGTCATCTTTAATATACGTGTTTATAAACATTAGTTTGTTCGAAAGGTGATTTACTTTCCCAGCACAAGTTCATTCCTCTTCTTCcccacaggccaagaaaaagaaaggcagttAGAGCCAAAGCTTGCAAACTCAAATGGCCAATCATTCTCAGATAAAATCTAGCAATTACCAAGTGGTAGTAAGAAAATAGATGAATCTACAGTTCAGCGTATTCAAAAATTCGGCTTTCATGATTCGATATCTCGGCAGGAGTCCATGACTACGTGATAGTGCGAGAGCGTGATGAGAAGTCAAAATCTTTGAAAGAGACACTataattgtttgaaaaataaaatcctGCTATCGAGATAAGTCTAAGTAAATTTACCACTCTTTGCGAATAGCGTGAGGGTTGAGAGTAATaaacattgaagggttgtgagacgggacctgcAGTTTCTCATCCTTATCCAAGAGGCCTAGAGATTATAATAATTTGCAGATGTTATTTTATAGGCAGTACTTCCTCTTCAGTCATTTAAGGACCCTAAGTATTGGTCCGGCCGTAGTCTTCATCCCACGACCTCCTGCACAGTAGCCTAATGCTGAATGTCATTTCCATTGAAAGATG
The window above is part of the Acropora muricata isolate sample 2 unplaced genomic scaffold, ASM3666990v1 scaffold_737, whole genome shotgun sequence genome. Proteins encoded here:
- the LOC136907169 gene encoding G-protein-signaling modulator 2-like — translated: MGDLQKAIEYHEKHLKIKKETGDWAGEGIAHGNLGNAYISLGDFQRAIDYHEKHLKIAKQTGDRTGEGIAHGSLGIAYDSLGDFRKAIEYHVKHLTIAVDIGDWAGEGEANGNLGNAYCSQGDYLEAVNYHEKYLKIAKNIGDRAGEGAACGNLGNAYDSLGDFRKAIDYHEKHLKIAEEIGDRTGQGKAYGNLGNAHFSLGDLGNVIEYHEKHLKIAEEIGDRAGQGNAYGNLGNAYKSLGDFEKAIEYHEKYLKIAKQIGDRAGEGRAYGNLGVAYNSLGDIRKALEYYEKGLQIAKEIGDRAEQGRAYHNFGKGYFNLGQFDNAVNNFVSAVDVVNTLRSQLKSEDSLKMKFRELHSTTYTFLWRSLLRIGKINEALVAADQGRAQTLSDNLLIQYKLSSPLSSATFDPDETIRFFTEVSTQIIFLGLEGLRINIFLLSRGKKVAFRQGMLAADITEKDPIRALLQTALRKIEAEVKVECEDRSFNELDQECPSNREVCEQVEKSCQCSENPFKPFYDAVIGPILDMLGPQDDELVIVSDGALCFTPWAAVIGAIRIRTVPSLTTYQLISSVPEGHHKKTGALLVGNPCLNELKPPHPTYPVHKRK